Genomic DNA from Sardina pilchardus chromosome 4, fSarPil1.1, whole genome shotgun sequence:
TATGTAGGATGGAAGGTTTCCCACATCAAAGCGCCCAGATATTTCATGGACGTACACAGGTTTTCTGAAAAGGAACATTGGCTTTAAGTTAATGAATTTGCTTTCATATCACAAAATATATCAATGTCCAGTAATATGGCCAGCGGTCTCGGAGAACATACCTTAAGATGAGCCAAGACAGAAAGGTCCCGGGGGCATCCCTCTGCTCAATGGGTGCATTCTGTCATGTATATCAATAGGTTATATATACGCACAAAATGTAAAGCAGCAAAATTCTATAATTTTTCAATTTGTTGTGAAATAGAAATggtttacctttttctcaaggAGGAAGACATCTAAGAGTGGAAGGCTGCCTttggagaacaagtagaaaCAGGGGCACTGAAAGAGAGCAGTCATTCCATTTCATACATATTCAAGCAAGTGTTGCAATGTAGACTGGATTTGGTGGACACACTATTacagaccctttcaactgcTTAAACAAACATGTGCGTTCCTGAGGCATTTTCGGTAGCACAGAAACAACATTGAGGTAATGGTACTTCGGGAACAAGCAAAAGCAAgccaaaaaaaccaaacaagttTTTAAGTTAACATTTTGTCCAATTCAAGTCAGATGCGTGGCAAAATGTCAAGATGCATGGCAAGAGGCGCTTCCAAAATGTCTAGAGTCTTCATTAATTTTCATATGTGCGTTGCCGTTGTGCGTTGGTTCTGAGAATTTCAACCGAAATAGCTTGATAGGGTCTAAACTTGATCTAGACGCATGACTGTATCTTACTGCCTTCCTGGACTGGGTGTCAGACGGTCGAGGCTTCTCTTTCATACAGCTCACACGCAGGTCCTCATCAACTTCCAGAATCCCATACTTCGATGTGTCTGACGGAGAAGAATTGAACAACAAACAGTCTGGTCAATGTTTGTATACAGAAATTCTGACAAATTACTGGTTCACTCAGACTAAAAattatgtgtactgtaggtggcagTAGGGCGTATGTCAATACTGTAATCACTTGTATGATGGTAGGAGTGGAATCCTGACACTGATACATACCCTCTTCTTTACATTGATAAGAGAGCACCAGATTTGCATCACTGTCTTTGGCCTGGAGTTCACTAAACCTCCCTGTGAACTTTAACAGACTGAAGTCTTCTTTGAACAATGTGTCCCTGTTGAGCAAAGAGAATGGGAGtttcacacatttcacattACAAGGTCGATATTGATGCGGTTGGTATGGTACACTTGTGTTACAATGCAAATCTATTTTAGAGTGTTTACCCTCCAACAACTATCACATGGTCCTCAACTGAGAAGTGCTTGATTGCGAGCTGGAGGCAAGCGACAGCACCAAGCCGACCCTGGATCAAACGAGAGGCCAAACCTGTTCTGTAAGACAGCTACTGGCCTAACTGACAAAATAAGCTGTACTCCATCATTATACTTCCACGTATTTGCCTTTGCAGAAATCTCAacactgatgtacagtatgtacactgaTACAAAGGCTTCAATGAATTGTCTTGTCTGAATCTTACTATTTGATAGAGTTGTTGATAAAACAGTCAAACCTCATTTGTGCTGGTTCCATCACTGACAATCTTTACATTGGGAAAGTCCTGGGCCCATGTCTGAAAAGCTTCGAAGTAGAGTGCATTTGTCTGTGGACGAGAttgtttacagtagcctacaatcagATTTGGGCAAATACAAATCACGTTTTGATTAGCCTATCAGCTTTTTAGGAATGCGGATCTAGGGTCCACTGCAGGTTACTCACAACCACAAATATGGTATCCACACTTCCAGTTGCAGTCATTGCCTTGATCCAATGAGATATAAGAGCACAGTGGCCCACGGGGAGCAATGGCTTGGCAATGCCCAACAGATGCTTGAATCGTCCAGTTGTGTCATTCTCAACATCTCTTTGCAACCTTGTCCCATATCCTGCTGCTAAAATAACAGCTTTCATGTCGCAAGCTAGTTTAAACAGAAAGGTTAGTCTATGGAAGTTAGCAACTTAGCTAACGCTAAGCTGAAAGGTCCTCCTTGATTCTCAATATGTAAATTCAAAAAGTAAACTTTCGTAATAGCCAAAGTCTGTAGTTGGAACTGCTATAACATTTAAAGTGTAACGTTTACCAAGGCTCCGAGCTGCATGTCCAGTGGACAACACCAGCTTTCTTTTCAGAAGTGACATGCGCCCTAGAGCTGGTCAAACTTCACCTCTGAAACTCAAAATCAAAATAATGCAATGCTGCCATCTACTGCTTGTAAAAGGAATTTACAAAGGAGGAAAAACGTGACGCAACGTTCACCTGGGACAAGAATGAGCGTCGCTGGTTGTCAAGTGCAACGTAGATATCTGGCAAACTTGAACTCAAAGTTTAGGCTGCTTCACGCCACGAATTTGATTTTCTATACTTTAAATCACTTTTTCGTTTCATTGTTGGCTGGCGGTGGTAGGGAATGTCATATTGTTTGATTCAGAAAAGTTACATTTAGAGCTAAATAGAGCCTACAGCTCTCTTTGTTAAACGTTGCAAGTTGTTGTCATTGACTTGAATACAGTAGCTTGCTAGCTTGCTAATTACCGGTAGGTTTAATTTAGCCAGCCCAGGTGACTTTGTCAGTGAAATCATCAGATTTTTTATGCGGATGCATGGCGCAATCTGAGATTATGGTTTCATCTCCAAAATTAAGTACATGCACAGATGATAGGGATGACAGTCTTCGTGCCACCTTGACAGCTCAGAGAGATGCTACAGCCTTCTTTGAAAAGTATGACAGAAGGGAGCTCCAGGAGTTGCTAACTCTCACAACCTGTAACTGGCTAATGTGCGGTGATGATTTCACTCTGCCCGTGGAGTTGCCTCCTGGAATTActaaacaaatgaaaaacttCAAGCAGTCCAACATCACTGTTCTTGCGCCTTTTGACTCAAGTACGCCACTGGATTACAAAGTTGTCCATCAAATCATCAGGGAACTTACAGTTGGAATCTACTGCTTCAATCAAGTCCCAATCATTAGTCTTGAACCCAATTATGATAAGAGCACTACGTGTCAGTTGACACCTGCTTATTTGGACACTAAAGTGGGGCAGATTTTAATCAGCATAGACTACACGATCAAAGCTCTCTGGCATGGGGCGGTAATTCCCATAGACAAACGGGTCCGTTTTTCTGAACTGTGGCGATCCAGTATGGGAGTGGATTCCAGCGGAGTCCCACAGACTAAGAAGAACATGCTCACAGAGTTTCTTACAGCAGGTGAGGTCTATTCATGGTAAGCCTATTTGGGTATCTGATATTAGATGAAGGTGGGGATGGGGATCACTAATGCTGAAGGTGAGAGATTATGTTTATTCATCATTAATGATTTACAACTTAAGTCATAGAGCCTATAGGTGACTGAAACATTGTAATTGGATTGTAACAAAACTAATACAGTGATATTGCAGAACAttcacaataggcctacaaataTATCCTATACTGAAACCATTATCTTCACCGTTAGTTGTTGCATTGTCCTTTTTTGAAGTCTTGTTGAAGTCTTTGAAGTTATGTTCACATGTTACTAATACTTCACTTGAGGTTTTGGTCTCAGGGCTCTGTAAAGCACGTCAAGGCAGTGTTATTAACAATGCTCTATAGCTAAGACTGAATGTTGTCATTCCTGTTCCAGGTTTAATGGACATTTCAGAGGATCCTGCATATCAGGACATATACGTCGACCCCAGCCCCGACCCTACCTATAACCCGAACCacacggaggaggagaggctctTCCAGCAGTACTCTGACAGCGTCCTGCTGAAGCTCACGTCCTACCTGACCACCGCCCATCAGCAGGAGAACCTGTTCTCGTTCGAGAGCACCCACAGCCTGGCCAGCGTGCTGCGGCTCACCGAGGACAAACTGGAGCTGGCCACCTACCAGAGGCTTCAGCAGCGGCTGGCTCGCCAAGTGCGGGTGGTGAGGGAGAGCCTGGCGCGGAGGCCCGACGTCCGCACAGACCTGGCCTACCTCCACCTCATCACCTTCCTGGTGCCCCTACTGGTGGGcctgaagaagaagatgaagatccCAGACCTGTCAAAGGTGCTCCCGGGTTTCTCAGGTCAGGGCTAGGTGATTATTATGTGAGACTGACTTGCTATCCTGTGAGATGTCATTGCttgacctttctctctttttttcccctcgatTATCACAGTAATCTGTCCTCATTGTGCTTCTACACACTGTCGGGGAAATCAGGAACAGAGGAaattgcatatactgtatatttatacatttattatTAAATTGCTAATTCAATTTGATTTCCACTTTGATTTTACGTTGTAGGAGATAAgctaaagacagagagggagctgcCTCCTCTTATTCTAGGACCTGCATTTGCTTGTAAGCATTTTCCATACAAGGAATATGAGTACTTTCACCTGCACGGCGGGATTGAGATTGATGTGGGGACACCAACTCTCGCCGAGTTTTCTCAGGAAATTAAGGTGAGTCTGAGGGCAGTTTGTTCATGCTagggtgtgttcatgtttgacTATAGCTTTGTACATAATCAGGTTTCTGAATAGATCTCTAGTTATGTTAAGCAATCGTCTTGACCTGCATTTTGGTTACTGCTATTAACCAAGTGATACTTTGTATGCAAATCTTTTGGCACAGGGGAACTTCACTAATATCCAGAGACTTGCGGCTGATTGCTTGAACGACCTTCTTCATCAAGACACGACATACAAAGAACACTTCCCCATACCAGTTATTGACATTGATGGAAAAAGGTGGGCTGTTGTGCTGTCAAACTGCCAACATTTGCATGCAtgacatctgtctctctctctctctctctctctctctctctctctctctctttctccctctctgtctttgtgtcatGCTCTGTCTCGCCTTCTCtcattcaacacacactctcattcactcacatacaaaAAGATTGTCTAGAAGAATGTGCTGCGAGAGTCTGAAAcccctctttgtgtctgtggcaGCTATCATGTGATCTCCATTGAGTTGGGGTCCCTCTACCCCCGACCCTGCCTGACCCAGTGGTGGGAGGCTCTGAATAGCTCCATCAAAGCCCACAGGAAGAAACGCCTCCCGCTAACGGACATTCAACTCCACGAGGAGTTCAAGAAGACCTTTGGGTACAAGAAGGCCATTCAGTGTAAGGTAATGGTCAAGCGATAGTGGTCAGTGTTGCTTGGGTGCTGTTGTGAATATATTTGAGTTGCACCAAAAACCAATGTCGGTTCAGAACGTATCTTGTGACTGACCAATCAGAGTGTGCCGTTTGGGCTGAGGGCGGCGGCCGAGCGCGGCCTGTCGGCTGTGTTTCAGACGCTCTGCCGTAAGAATTCGCCGTCGCACCTGGGTGCCATTGACGAGCAGGGCTACACACTGCTTCACCATGCCGCCGTCCACAACCAGGCGCACGTTGTGTGCCAACTGGCCGCGGCGGGGGTCAACCTGAACCAGGCGCGCAGCAGGAGGTTCAAccacacaggtgtacacacacacacacacacacacacacacacacacacacacacacacacatacacatgaacatgaTAACGATAACATTATAAATGCAGTCCTAAAGTGCTATTGAATCCCCATATCATTTGACTCCTAAATTGGTGTATGGCATTGACTGTACTACActggagagttttttttttaatcaaaatgaCACTAATCTCATGGATTTCAGTCAAGAGTGGAGTGGATGTGCAGTTAAAAGATGGAGCAGGTgaccactttcacccatttacCCAACTATTGTTAGAAAACAAAATCCACTTTCACTGTCAAACAAATTAATTCTGTCTCCCGCTGACTTCAAATAGGACCCACACCACTGCATCTGGCTGCCCAGTGCGGCTCCCTAGAGGTCTTGAACTGTCTGCTGGCGCTGCAGGCCGACTACACCATAGTGGACCGCAGAGGCTGGATGGCCGTCCACTTTGCGGCCTACTACGGCCACGTGGCCTGCATCCAGGCGCTCTGGAGAAAGGACGCTGCTTTGGTCGAGCGTCACACCAGTGCTGAGTAAGTTCCTCCCGTGCCTTGTTCTTTTTGCAAAAACTGCGTGTGTATGCCTAAAGCACAGCAATAACCCAGGAAGTGAAACTGATTATTTATCAGTTAGGCTCGCTGAGGCTGCACTGCAGGAAGTGAAAGTAAGAACCTGCATAAACCAGCCTTATCATGTTTAGCATCTTGCAGAGTGTTTCCTGAAATGATAGAAAAGAGTTGCACAGTCTGATTCATATGATAACTTCTGATACCAGTGGTTGGCCCCTTGCGACAATTTTTGGATGTATATTTGATTAATTAACTTGACATTAAGCATAACTAACTCATCATCACTACTGTGccaacttaagcctaccttacactgacagactaactaatgcccctcattcaaggtttactcaaaagactacaatctttcaagaatctttcccaaatcttgtcaaagtctgtcagtgtacagtaatttcccccatatgagccgcattgtgtataagccgcagggcagtgttttatgcaagttaaaatcaacaaaaccatattaataccatattaactgctcctgtgtatttacctcatagctgaagaaatctagcaaaataaatgcataagccgcggcttatagtcgGCAAATAAcagtaaggtaggctttagtggACATTAATTTAACAGTAATCACAATCACCTATGAAGCCCTGACCCGTGTAATTGGCCTGTAGGTACCGTAGCGTCCCTCTGCTGCTGGCCGCTACATCAGGCGCTGTGGAGGCCTTGCAGTACCTGCTGTCCATCGGCGCAGACTGGAGGCAGACTGACAGCAAAGGCAACAACGCAGTGCAGCTGGCAGCGCTGTATTTCCACATAGACGTTCTGTTGCTGCTCACTGAGCTCAACTTGGAAGGCCTGCCTGTATGGAAGATTCTTGTAGGTATGCAACAGCTCGGTACAAGTCCATTTTTGGGGGGGATTTATGCTGCAGTTTGGCTGCCTGTTTTTCAACCCCCCCAGTATATACTTATGTGCTTTGGTTTTGCAGGTGACTTTAATATTAGCTTCTTATACTGGTCTGAATATTGACATCGTTGACAATATTGAGCTAGTGCGTACTGCAATATCTCCTTGCTCTTTCAGACATTACTTTAGAAGTTGCCAGTGCGACATATCAatattgaaatgtaatgtgccTTATTTGCAAAGTTAGTGATCACAGCTGTCATCTTGTGATATTCAGAACTGCTTCTCGATTCAGCTCAATTAAATTTAGTTCAATTACGTTATATCCAAATAGCTTTGTATGCATGAGTAATTAATGCGGTCTGTCAGTCTTCTCAAAAGTAAGAGCAACTTGCAGTTTGAGCGTGGAGCAGGGGTAGGAGGAAGTGGGGCACCTCAGTATTTATGGGTGTGATCTCATCcctctgcagtgcagtgcattgCCAATGGCCTGTTACAGCACATTGCCTGTGTGACTTAGTGCCGACTTATACAAATGGCCTCGCAAATACCATTTGACAGCAAATTTACATTTACTTTCAGCCTGTTGCTGGACAAATCAATAACACAAAATGTCTCACGCGACAAAAAATGGCCATATGTAGCAATGCATGACTAAGACCAGTTTGCCTTGGCAGGTGTGAATGAAATATCCCAGCATTCTCAGGGCTGGGTAGTCCTGTTGGGAAACCCCCAAACATGCCATGCCGACAAAGAGTTCCTTGGTAATTCTTCTATGTGTGGGAATGTCCCTTGAGAGGTATTGTCTACCTTTCTGCTTCCTTGTCAAAGGAAGATGACAGACACTTAATGAAGAAATTG
This window encodes:
- the zgc:136439 gene encoding glucose-1-phosphate adenylyltransferase, whose amino-acid sequence is MKAVILAAGYGTRLQRDVENDTTGRFKHLLGIAKPLLPVGHCALISHWIKAMTATGSVDTIFVVTNALYFEAFQTWAQDFPNVKIVSDGTSTNEGRLGAVACLQLAIKHFSVEDHVIVVGGDTLFKEDFSLLKFTGRFSELQAKDSDANLVLSYQCKEEDTSKYGILEVDEDLRVSCMKEKPRPSDTQSRKACPCFYLFSKGSLPLLDVFLLEKKNAPIEQRDAPGTFLSWLILRKPVYVHEISGRFDVGNLPSYIECDQYFKDRVQDITVYLH
- the ankar gene encoding ankyrin and armadillo repeat-containing protein; amino-acid sequence: MAQSEIMVSSPKLSTCTDDRDDSLRATLTAQRDATAFFEKYDRRELQELLTLTTCNWLMCGDDFTLPVELPPGITKQMKNFKQSNITVLAPFDSSTPLDYKVVHQIIRELTVGIYCFNQVPIISLEPNYDKSTTCQLTPAYLDTKVGQILISIDYTIKALWHGAVIPIDKRVRFSELWRSSMGVDSSGVPQTKKNMLTEFLTAGLMDISEDPAYQDIYVDPSPDPTYNPNHTEEERLFQQYSDSVLLKLTSYLTTAHQQENLFSFESTHSLASVLRLTEDKLELATYQRLQQRLARQVRVVRESLARRPDVRTDLAYLHLITFLVPLLVGLKKKMKIPDLSKVLPGFSGDKLKTERELPPLILGPAFACKHFPYKEYEYFHLHGGIEIDVGTPTLAEFSQEIKGNFTNIQRLAADCLNDLLHQDTTYKEHFPIPVIDIDGKSYHVISIELGSLYPRPCLTQWWEALNSSIKAHRKKRLPLTDIQLHEEFKKTFGYKKAIQCKSVPFGLRAAAERGLSAVFQTLCRKNSPSHLGAIDEQGYTLLHHAAVHNQAHVVCQLAAAGVNLNQARSRRFNHTVKSGVDVQLKDGAGPTPLHLAAQCGSLEVLNCLLALQADYTIVDRRGWMAVHFAAYYGHVACIQALWRKDAALVERHTSAEYRSVPLLLAATSGAVEALQYLLSIGADWRQTDSKGNNAVQLAALYFHIDVLLLLTELNLEGLPVWKILVDMLHSEDHRRLEMSIRCLEVLCVRVDTFWKDIMDAGGIVSLVELLRSGKALFQRLAAAVVCHVSGRPSVCEVLVRYGAVPALVHLLSCPQPELHSRCAVILADMAAHSDQYKALVAQLGGITQLVKLLSSSLQDVLVNTVRCLRTLCVGSPANQSAVAQSGGIPRLVEFLMVNSEALQEEACLALAELALDHRENQEDICSAGAVSPLVRILRSRRMPAQVKAARALEAIADHNAAIQTRFLKTSATKHLLRLLKVFQVDIREQGAVSLWVLAGQTLRQQKLMAESIGYHYTLDLLLSSSDKMQYVGCQAVIALSHDCSAHQNGLLRENVVPPLVRLLRGSRTKERTLLSVITALASLCIGVAHTNNTTSQGIIYEEKAIPTLLELLRTHDSLHVKVQVAQTLACVLLGNPDLQAVFWEQEEFSYEIILDLLRLPHKNICLEAGYALSLFAYNNTSQQTAILKTGGVSIAIYESFLKSDNETERAKAAFQTVVLAKVITDADHVTLSARGVTILSELLQSYSPVTVVLTAELLASLAHTRAGIPDAIVTMGSVAHLSAHLNSPEEEVRTACATALGYLTFNRHAHRLLLVECRNTPSTYELLTQHLSEDAKISSVFTDEFRRQKIIGLPSLSLAINGGPPVPQRSATGMSKRLSDTTGLLESKTRFERTKSAPVLQLHRTKSRPATVRAGTSHGSRLAHERPPQDEAH